From the Thermosynechococcus sp. genome, the window TGGGCAATGGCGGATAGAAGAAGTACCCTTGGCCATACAGACAGCCGAGATCCATTAATTGGGCGGCTTGAACCGCCGTTTCCACGCCTTCGGCAACCACATCTAAACGTAGACTCTTGCCTAGGGCAATCACGGCACCAATAATTTCCTGTGCCGCTCGGCTTTCCTCTAAGCTCTGGACAAAGGAGCGATCAATTTTCAGGGCGTGGATGGGTAACTGATGCAACCGACTCAGGGAGGAATAACCCGTGCCAAAATCATCAATGTTGAGGGCAACCCCCAGCTGTTGCAGTTCCTCGGCCACCTGCAATGTGGCTTCAAGGTTGCGGATCATTGTCGTTTCAGTAATCTCCAGATGGAGGAGATGGGGGGGCAATTGGGCACTGCGCAGCACTGCCAAAATATCACTGACAAAGTTGGCATCCACCAGTTGTTGAGGCGAGATATTAATGGCCAAGTTCATGGCCTGGCGATGGCTGTCCTGTTGCCGCCACTGGCTGAATTGCTGGATGGCGCGTTCAAGGACCTGCCGGCCAAGGCTAACGATGAGACCTGCCTGCTCCGCCAGGGTGATAAATTCACTGGGCGGAATTCCACCTTTTGCGGGGTCAAACCAGCGGCTGAGGGCCTCAAGTCCTACAATTGCCCCCGTATTCATCTCAACAATGGGCTGGAAATACACCTGTAACTCACTGTTGGCGATCGCCTGATGCAGTTGGCTCTCAAGGGTAAAGCAACTTTGGGCCTGGGTGTGCATTTGCGGGTCAAAGATGCGACACTGCCCCAGTCCCTGTTTTTTTGCTTGGTACATGGCAATGTCCGCATCCCGCAGGAGGGTAGCGGCAGAGGCGGCGGCGCGATCGCTAAAGGCCACGCCAATACTGGCACTCAAGCTTAACAAGTGACCATCAATGATCAGGGGTTCCTGAATTACCCGCTCTAGGTCAGCAACCCGCGCTTGCACTTGTGCCACCATCTGTTCGGGATCAAGGTCTTCACAGAGGACCACAAATTCATCCCCACTCAGGTGAGCTAAGGTATCCCCCTCACGCACCACACTCTGCATTCGCTGGGCAAGGGTCATGAGTACTTGGTCACCGGCTTGGTGTCCCAAGCTATCGTTAACCCGCTTGAAGCGATCAATATCAATGAAAACAACAGCAAAGGGGCGATCGCCATGGCGTTGATATCGTCGCCAACAATGCTGCAATCGCTCCTGGAGGAGGGTACGATTGGGAAGTCCCGTCAGGGGATCGTGGAGAGCATCGTGAATAAGCTGCTCCTCCATTTGTTTGCGGCGGGTAATATCACGCCCCACACATTGATACTCCACACAGCGCCCATGGTGATCAAAAAAGGCACGTGTTGTCCATTCAAACCAGGCAAGCTGTCCTGTATTTAATGTCACAGCGCATTCAATGGTGCTGATGGGCTGCGCTGGGCTGAGGGTTTGCAGATGCTGTTGAAAGCGTTGCTGGGTCACAGGATCAAAGGGATGTTGGAGGACCTCTCCCAGATCACAACTCACGCCCACCTCAGCCAGATAGCGAAAGAAGGCGGGATTGCCAAAGGTCAGATGTCCCTCAGGCGTGCAGCGATAGAGCAGTTCTGTCTGCGCCTCGAGAACCCGCCGATAGCGCTCTTTTTCCTGATGTAGGGCACTCACTAATTCAGCGCGGTGAATACCAAAGCCCAGTTGTTCCCCCAGTTGGCGGATCAGTTCCACCTCGTCATTGGCCCAAGGCCGCGCAGAAGAGCAGTGGTGGCACAGAAATAATCCCCAGAGGCGTTCCTCCTCAATAATCGGTACTGTTAATAGGGCACGCACCTGCAATTGGCTGAGAAAATCGCGGTGACACTGAGCGATTGTGGCGGTGTTAATATCCGCAAGCGCCAGCACTCGCCCTTGCAGGTAGGCTTCGGCAGCCTCGCGTTGAAAACAAGGGTCGCAAAATGTACGGTTGAGGAGGGAAAACTGCGGTGCTGCAACGGACTCGGCCACCACTTCCCCTCTGCCGTCAGCGTAGAACTGGAAAATGAGGGTGCGATCTACATTCAAGAGTTGGCGGATTTCTTCAAGGGCGGTTTTGAGAACGGTTTCTACATCTAATGAGCGGCGGATTTTGATGGTCAGACGATGCAGGAGTTCGGCTTGAGTTTGCCGCCGCTGCAACAAGGTACTGGAGTCCACCTGCAGTGTAATGGCCAAACCACGGCTGGTGGGAAATACCCGTACGGCGAACCACTGGTTGAGCCCCTCATAAAAGGCGTCAAATTGGACGGGAGTCTGCTGTGTCATTGCCCGCCGACATTGCTCCTCAAAAATCGAGTTGCGGGCATCGGGGAAGAACTCCCAGAGGTTTTTTCCTAGCATTTGTGAGGCGGGTTTGCCCACCAAGCGGCAGAGATTGCCATTGACATAAATAACCGTAAAATCATGATCGACCTCAAAGAAGTGATCGGACAGGCTCTCTAAAATGTCACTCACTTGGCTGTAGGCCGCTTGCAGGCGATCGCCAGATGGCTGCTGCTCAGTCACATCCCGCGCCGCGGCGTAAATTCGACCCTGGCTCAGCAGTCCTTGCCATTCATACCAGCGGTAGTCTCCCCCCTGGGTGCGCAGGCGAATCGTGTGGTTTGTGATTTGCTCGCCGGCAAGGAGACGTTGCTGCATTTCTCGATGGCGGGAGCGATCGCCCGGATGCAGAAATTCCTCAAACTTTGCCCCCATCACCTGATTTAGGTCATAGCCTAGGCAGGTTTGCCAATATTGATTCACCCGCCGCAGCCGTCCCTCAGTATCGGCGATCATAAATAGCGCGAGGGAAGAGCCAAAGAAATACTCTAGTTCGGCGGTCTTTTGGACAATTTCTGCTTGCAGACGGATGCGATCGCTAATGTCCCGCTGCACGCCAAAGTGGCCAATAATTTCCCGATTTTCGTTGTACAGACAAACGTAATTCCCTTCTATCCAAAAAGAGCTACCGTCGTGGCGGTGCAGCTCAAGTTCAGTGTGAAAGTGGCCCAAATCAAAGAGGGCTCGCCACAAGCGTTTAGCCAGTTCCAAATCCTCCTTAAAGCACAGGCGCGGTGTCAGGCCAATCAACGCTTGGGGGGGCAATTGATACTGCTGGGCAAAGGCATTGTTGACACGGGTAAGCCGCTGATGATCAAAGACATACTCCAATACGTCCTCTTTATTGACCGTGTCATCCCAGCGAATAGGCTGATCCAACATCATGAAAAAGCAGGCCTCAAGGGACTGCTGAAAAAAGGTTTCTAAGAGTTTCTGATTCGCTTTGAGTTCTAGTTCCAGTTGACAGCGATGCGTAATATCCCGCGATGTTGTCACTAAAAATAAAACATTTCCCGCTTCATCACAAATGGGTTGAATGCAGGTTTCTAACCAAACATAGCCACCACTTTTTTTCCGCATGCGATAGGTTTCTGTCAAATTGGCGCTGCCCTTTAGGGCGAGGGCGTGGGCGCCACTGCGAATTCGCTCAGCATCCTCAGGGTGAAACAGGGTATAGGGATTTTTACCAATCAGTTCTTCAGGAGAATAGCCCAAAAGGGTTTGACTGGAGGGAGTCACGTATAGGTAGTTGCCATCAGTTGCGTGCAAGCAAATCAGATCATCGGTGTAGTTCACCAATAATTCGGTAAAGTGCTCAAATTCGTCAATGATCATGCTTGAAAACTTCTCCCTGCCAGCACCAAAGGTGCCAAAACTTATTTTAATTCATGATCGCAGTTGAATGTTACTAATTATTAATTTATTAATTATTTGTCGAGGAGACTGCCCACCAGTTGGCACTTCCCCTCAGGGATAACGGCGCATATTTAAGCGAGCCGTGGTTCCCGCCTGTGGACACCGCAGGTACGGAGCATAGGTGCCACCAATGCGCCAGACGGAAATATAGCGATCGGTACGCACCCATTGAATGGTCACTTCACCACTACAGCCAAAATTACCCCCTCGATCGCGATCGCTAAAAAAGCCCCGCAGGAAGCCGTTGCCGATGGCTGTTACGGTAATTGTACCCTCATAAACTCGCCCACCCACCTCTGTGGTGTAGGGGAGAACATCCCCTGGGGTGTGGCTAAATTGATAGTCGTAGATGCGGGTCAGACCACTATCGGAAATTAGCGTTTCAGCGGCAGCTGGCAAGGCAGAGGCCACACCCAAAACTAGAGTACTCAGCAGGCCCTGTAACACCTTCATAGGAATGCCCCCTCTCACAACATCCCTATGATGATCCTAGACGAGACTAGAGTTTATATTTTCCCTGTCTCTCATCTCTGAAGAACTGCCTTGCCAAGACAGTGGGCGTAAAGGGGCTGATCGGGATCAACAGGCGTCTAAAGGAACGCTCGTACATCGGTCACTTCACCGGCAATTGCCGCTGCTGCCACCATCGCCGGGCTCATGAGGAGAGTGCGCCCACTGGGAGAGCCCTGGCGCCCCTTGAAGTTGCGATTGGAGGAGGAGGCGCTGATTTGCCGCCCCTGCAACTTGTCGGGGTTCATGGCAAGGCACATTGAACAGCCGGGGTGGCGCCATTCAAAGCCGGCGGCTTTGAAAATGACATCTAGGCCTTCAGCTT encodes:
- a CDS encoding EAL domain-containing protein yields the protein MIIDEFEHFTELLVNYTDDLICLHATDGNYLYVTPSSQTLLGYSPEELIGKNPYTLFHPEDAERIRSGAHALALKGSANLTETYRMRKKSGGYVWLETCIQPICDEAGNVLFLVTTSRDITHRCQLELELKANQKLLETFFQQSLEACFFMMLDQPIRWDDTVNKEDVLEYVFDHQRLTRVNNAFAQQYQLPPQALIGLTPRLCFKEDLELAKRLWRALFDLGHFHTELELHRHDGSSFWIEGNYVCLYNENREIIGHFGVQRDISDRIRLQAEIVQKTAELEYFFGSSLALFMIADTEGRLRRVNQYWQTCLGYDLNQVMGAKFEEFLHPGDRSRHREMQQRLLAGEQITNHTIRLRTQGGDYRWYEWQGLLSQGRIYAAARDVTEQQPSGDRLQAAYSQVSDILESLSDHFFEVDHDFTVIYVNGNLCRLVGKPASQMLGKNLWEFFPDARNSIFEEQCRRAMTQQTPVQFDAFYEGLNQWFAVRVFPTSRGLAITLQVDSSTLLQRRQTQAELLHRLTIKIRRSLDVETVLKTALEEIRQLLNVDRTLIFQFYADGRGEVVAESVAAPQFSLLNRTFCDPCFQREAAEAYLQGRVLALADINTATIAQCHRDFLSQLQVRALLTVPIIEEERLWGLFLCHHCSSARPWANDEVELIRQLGEQLGFGIHRAELVSALHQEKERYRRVLEAQTELLYRCTPEGHLTFGNPAFFRYLAEVGVSCDLGEVLQHPFDPVTQQRFQQHLQTLSPAQPISTIECAVTLNTGQLAWFEWTTRAFFDHHGRCVEYQCVGRDITRRKQMEEQLIHDALHDPLTGLPNRTLLQERLQHCWRRYQRHGDRPFAVVFIDIDRFKRVNDSLGHQAGDQVLMTLAQRMQSVVREGDTLAHLSGDEFVVLCEDLDPEQMVAQVQARVADLERVIQEPLIIDGHLLSLSASIGVAFSDRAAASAATLLRDADIAMYQAKKQGLGQCRIFDPQMHTQAQSCFTLESQLHQAIANSELQVYFQPIVEMNTGAIVGLEALSRWFDPAKGGIPPSEFITLAEQAGLIVSLGRQVLERAIQQFSQWRQQDSHRQAMNLAINISPQQLVDANFVSDILAVLRSAQLPPHLLHLEITETTMIRNLEATLQVAEELQQLGVALNIDDFGTGYSSLSRLHQLPIHALKIDRSFVQSLEESRAAQEIIGAVIALGKSLRLDVVAEGVETAVQAAQLMDLGCLYGQGYFFYPPLPIDRLP